Proteins from one Hymenobacter gelipurpurascens genomic window:
- a CDS encoding GNAT family N-acetyltransferase — MSTLSIRRGREADLPQVLALIQELAVYERAPDEVTNTLEDMQRDGFGPDAIFKFFVAEQEGKIQGIALYYTAYSTWKGRMLYLEDLVVTEKLRGTGIGKRLFDAVVAEARHTGAHRMKWQVLEWNEPAIGFYKKIGANLDPEWHNGNLTAEQLLAYKCEVVK; from the coding sequence ATGTCTACTCTGTCTATCCGCCGTGGCCGCGAGGCCGATTTGCCCCAGGTCTTAGCCCTGATTCAGGAACTGGCCGTGTATGAGCGCGCCCCTGATGAAGTCACGAATACGCTGGAAGATATGCAACGTGACGGGTTCGGGCCGGACGCCATCTTTAAATTCTTCGTGGCAGAGCAGGAGGGCAAAATACAGGGCATTGCGCTGTACTACACGGCTTATTCTACTTGGAAAGGCCGCATGCTGTACCTCGAAGACTTAGTAGTGACGGAGAAGCTGCGCGGCACCGGCATCGGCAAGCGCCTGTTCGATGCCGTGGTGGCCGAAGCCCGCCACACCGGGGCGCACCGCATGAAGTGGCAGGTGCTGGAGTGGAATGAGCCCGCCATCGGCTTCTACAAGAAAATCGGCGCCAACCTCGACCCCGAATGGCACAACGGTAACCTCACCGCCGAGCAGCTACTGGCCTACAAATGTGAAGTGGTGAAATAG
- a CDS encoding DUF4286 family protein, producing MILYNVTTSLDPEIADQWVAYMRDTHMPEVMETGFFLKSQLCRLLNEEDDGITYAAQYYCVSLEQLEEYQRLAAPALRDEIEKHFGGRYASFRTMLEVVA from the coding sequence ATGATTCTCTACAACGTCACCACCAGCCTCGACCCCGAAATTGCCGATCAGTGGGTGGCCTACATGCGCGATACGCATATGCCTGAGGTGATGGAAACCGGCTTTTTCCTCAAAAGCCAACTCTGCCGTCTCCTCAACGAAGAAGACGATGGCATTACCTACGCTGCCCAATACTACTGCGTGAGCCTGGAGCAACTGGAAGAGTACCAGCGCCTCGCCGCCCCCGCCCTCCGCGACGAGATAGAGAAACACTTTGGCGGCCGCTACGCCTCTTTCCGCACGATGCTGGAAGTAGTGGCCTAG
- a CDS encoding DUF6526 family protein: protein MANQPTKNTPMLYPWHHFVLLPALLILSGYGIRRYLAVAGDDTEESRLWFTLMALAVVSFGVLLMLRQHYALTLQDRIIRLEVRQRYFEITGQSLRPLEEQLSLSQLLSLRFAGDAELPGLVQSAIREKLSPKDIQSRIQDFHFDPMRV, encoded by the coding sequence ATGGCCAACCAGCCAACCAAAAACACACCTATGCTGTATCCGTGGCACCATTTCGTGCTGCTGCCGGCCTTGCTCATCCTCTCGGGCTACGGCATCCGGCGTTACTTGGCCGTGGCCGGCGACGACACCGAAGAATCCAGGCTGTGGTTTACCCTGATGGCCTTGGCCGTGGTGAGCTTTGGGGTGCTGCTGATGCTGCGCCAGCACTACGCCCTCACGCTCCAGGACCGCATTATTCGGCTGGAAGTGCGTCAGCGCTATTTTGAGATTACAGGCCAGAGTCTGCGCCCCCTGGAAGAGCAACTTTCGCTTAGCCAATTGCTGTCGTTGCGCTTTGCCGGCGACGCCGAACTGCCGGGCTTGGTGCAATCCGCTATTCGGGAAAAGCTTTCTCCCAAGGATATTCAGAGCCGTATACAAGACTTTCACTTCGACCCCATGCGGGTTTGA
- a CDS encoding MFS transporter, whose product MKTASPPTIPPKTTGLLSAIVVVAALGYFVDIYDLILFSIVRVRSLNDLGITAKDAVTSEGLYLINMQMGGMLLGGILWGVLGDKRGRLSVLFGSILIYSLANIANGFVQTMEQYAWLRLIAGIGLAGELGAGITLVSETLPKEKRGYGTMIVATVGVSGAMLAYWVGERFGWRNAYFVGGGLGLALLALRVGVYESGMFEQVKKASSVERGNFFALFTNGPRLARYLKCLLIGVPLWFVVGILITLAPEFGEALGLTGPVTAGLGVFWCYFGLVFGDFLSGSLSQLMRSRTRALQLFLAFCGLMVGVYLFGLRGASPTAFYTVCFVLGMSVGFWALFVTVAAEQFGTNLRATVATTAPNFARGSVVALVPIFNAVALAFGSAQGPDRIASGAVVGGVSLLIAFWAVSTLPETFGKDLDYVEE is encoded by the coding sequence ATGAAAACCGCCTCCCCTCCTACTATTCCGCCCAAAACCACCGGTCTGCTCAGTGCCATTGTGGTAGTAGCCGCTTTGGGCTACTTCGTCGATATCTACGATTTGATTCTGTTCAGCATCGTGCGGGTGCGCAGCCTCAATGATCTGGGCATCACGGCCAAAGATGCCGTTACCTCCGAGGGGCTGTATCTCATCAATATGCAGATGGGTGGCATGCTGCTCGGCGGCATTCTGTGGGGCGTTCTGGGTGATAAGCGTGGCCGGCTCTCGGTGCTGTTTGGCTCTATTCTTATCTACTCCCTGGCCAATATTGCCAACGGCTTCGTGCAGACGATGGAGCAATATGCCTGGCTGCGTTTGATTGCGGGCATAGGCCTAGCGGGCGAACTGGGCGCCGGTATCACGCTGGTATCTGAAACGTTACCCAAGGAAAAGCGCGGCTACGGCACCATGATTGTGGCCACCGTAGGCGTATCGGGCGCAATGCTGGCCTACTGGGTGGGGGAGCGGTTCGGGTGGCGCAACGCCTACTTCGTGGGAGGTGGCCTAGGCCTAGCGCTGCTGGCTTTGCGCGTGGGCGTGTACGAATCGGGGATGTTTGAGCAGGTGAAAAAGGCTTCGTCGGTGGAGCGCGGCAACTTCTTCGCTCTGTTCACCAACGGCCCCCGCCTGGCGCGCTACCTCAAGTGCCTCCTCATTGGGGTGCCGTTGTGGTTTGTGGTAGGCATTCTAATTACGCTGGCCCCCGAGTTTGGCGAAGCGCTCGGCCTCACGGGCCCCGTTACGGCAGGCCTAGGAGTATTCTGGTGCTATTTCGGGCTAGTGTTCGGCGACTTTCTCAGCGGTAGCCTCAGCCAGCTCATGCGTAGCAGAACCAGGGCGCTGCAGTTGTTTCTGGCCTTTTGCGGCCTGATGGTGGGCGTGTATCTGTTTGGGTTACGCGGCGCCTCACCCACGGCCTTCTACACCGTTTGCTTTGTACTGGGCATGTCGGTGGGGTTCTGGGCCTTGTTTGTTACGGTGGCGGCGGAGCAATTCGGCACCAACTTGCGGGCCACGGTGGCCACCACGGCTCCCAACTTTGCCCGCGGCTCGGTGGTGGCACTGGTTCCTATCTTCAATGCGGTGGCGCTGGCGTTCGGCTCGGCGCAAGGCCCCGACCGGATTGCGAGTGGAGCCGTGGTGGGTGGCGTGTCGCTGCTCATTGCTTTCTGGGCCGTGAGCACCCTGCCCGAAACGTTTGGCAAGGACCTCGACTACGTGGAGGAATAG
- a CDS encoding cation diffusion facilitator family transporter, giving the protein MPHDHSGHDHAHHGPPADGNFSQAFKWGIILNLLFVAGEAAGGLWANSAALLSDAGHNLSDVLSLALAWGASVLAARRATERYTYGYKGITIQAALVNAALLYLALGFILWETIDHLRHPAPVNGSAVMLLAGLGILINGFTAWLFRSGQKGDVNVRGAYLHMLTDMLVSVGVVVGGALVYFTGWLWLDPVISFVILGVVGVSSWGLLRETVQLSLQAVPEGIDVTAVREFLLARPGVTQVHDLHIWPLSTRDTALTAHLVRPGQPGLDNKFLQTLQHDLEHEFGIGHSTVQLEDNMPGMGPHGCCEELVA; this is encoded by the coding sequence ATGCCCCACGACCACTCCGGACACGACCACGCGCACCACGGCCCTCCCGCCGATGGCAATTTCAGCCAGGCCTTCAAATGGGGCATCATTCTCAACCTGCTCTTTGTGGCAGGCGAGGCAGCGGGTGGCCTATGGGCCAACTCAGCGGCCCTGCTTTCCGATGCGGGCCACAACCTATCTGATGTGTTGAGCCTGGCTCTGGCTTGGGGTGCCTCTGTGCTAGCCGCCCGCCGCGCTACGGAGCGATATACCTATGGCTATAAGGGCATTACCATACAGGCGGCGCTGGTAAATGCCGCCCTACTTTATTTGGCCCTGGGGTTTATTCTGTGGGAAACCATTGACCATTTGCGCCATCCGGCCCCGGTAAATGGCTCGGCAGTGATGCTGCTGGCTGGCCTAGGAATCCTGATCAACGGCTTTACGGCCTGGCTTTTCCGGAGCGGACAAAAGGGCGACGTGAACGTGCGTGGGGCATATCTGCACATGCTCACGGACATGCTCGTGTCGGTGGGCGTGGTAGTGGGTGGCGCGCTGGTGTACTTTACGGGCTGGCTCTGGCTCGATCCGGTTATCAGCTTCGTGATTCTGGGCGTAGTGGGCGTGAGTTCCTGGGGTTTGCTGCGCGAAACCGTGCAGCTCAGTCTGCAGGCCGTGCCCGAAGGCATTGATGTAACCGCTGTCCGGGAGTTTTTGCTGGCGCGCCCCGGCGTTACGCAAGTCCACGACCTGCACATCTGGCCTCTCAGCACCCGCGACACCGCCCTTACGGCCCACCTCGTGCGCCCCGGCCAGCCCGGCCTCGACAATAAGTTTCTGCAAACCCTGCAGCACGATCTGGAGCACGAGTTTGGCATCGGGCACTCCACGGTGCAGCTCGAGGACAATATGCCGGGCATGGGCCCGCATGGCTGCTGCGAGGAGCTAGTGGCCTAG
- a CDS encoding TonB-dependent receptor yields MSRFIFTTGLALLTGGAFAQTPAPNAARPVRMAVAAVPVKGRVTDEASGEALPGATVVFPDLRQATSTAADGSFQFANLPKGRFLMQVRFVGFTTVARTVDTSTGQPLEVTLTPTETEIGQVVVTGVSASTEMRRSSIPTSIVDQTSLRQAAATNAVDAIAHTPGVSQITTGAAISKPVIRGLGSNRVITLNNGAKQEGQQWGDEHGIEIDEFSIDRAEIIKGPGSLLYGSDGLAGVINFLPQDPVEDGRIIGSVAANYQTNNYQQGYSLMNAGNLNGFNWLVRGSGKVAADYRNRYDGRVYNSGFRELNGSGYVGVNKSWGYSHLTFNSFNQILGLIEGERDSVSGRFLRTNSLDETEIVTGRGFSGYGLDVPRQQINHLRIGTDNNFILGQHRLTLNVGWQQNLRREFGNPTDYDEKSLFFQLRTVDYALRWFLPELNGWNTTVGVSGMQQQNQNKGVEFLIPAYSLLDGGLFGVTKKSFGKLDLSGGLRYDIRRITADALYLNEDELPVPAGQGETKFPGFKSTFRNVSGSVGGAYNLSEKWLVKANVARGFRAPNIAELGSNGVHEGTTRYEIGEPNLKPETSFQLDGGLDFTSDHVSLSVDAFRNRISNYIFPRRIASAAGSDSLSLDGDRVFRYGQGDARLAGGEVSIDLHPHPLDWLHFENSFSMVRALEFDQPEGQQYLPFIPADRLQSELRVNFRKVGTSRLHNLYARGAVEHNFAQNRIFSAFDTETRTPGYTLVNVGLGTDVVNSEDKTLFSLYLAANNLFDVAYQNHLSRLKYTAVNYATGRMGVYNMGRTMSVKLVIPLSFK; encoded by the coding sequence ATGTCCCGATTTATTTTCACTACTGGCCTAGCGCTGCTGACTGGTGGTGCTTTCGCTCAAACTCCAGCGCCAAATGCGGCTAGGCCAGTGCGGATGGCGGTTGCCGCCGTTCCAGTTAAAGGCCGCGTTACGGATGAGGCTTCTGGCGAGGCACTCCCAGGCGCCACCGTAGTTTTCCCTGACTTGCGGCAGGCTACCTCTACCGCTGCCGATGGCTCTTTTCAGTTCGCCAATCTTCCCAAAGGGCGGTTTCTGATGCAGGTGCGCTTTGTGGGCTTCACCACCGTGGCGCGCACCGTAGATACCAGCACCGGGCAGCCCCTGGAAGTAACGCTTACACCTACTGAAACCGAAATCGGGCAGGTGGTTGTCACGGGGGTTTCGGCTAGCACCGAGATGCGCCGCTCCTCCATCCCGACCAGCATTGTAGACCAAACGAGCCTGCGCCAGGCCGCCGCTACCAATGCCGTTGATGCTATTGCCCACACACCCGGCGTTAGCCAGATAACGACTGGTGCTGCCATCAGCAAACCCGTAATCCGGGGGCTGGGCTCGAACCGCGTGATTACGCTCAACAACGGCGCCAAGCAGGAAGGTCAGCAATGGGGCGATGAGCACGGCATCGAGATTGACGAATTCAGCATTGATCGGGCCGAGATTATCAAAGGCCCCGGCTCCCTGCTGTATGGCTCCGATGGCCTGGCTGGTGTTATCAACTTCCTGCCCCAAGACCCCGTGGAAGATGGCCGTATTATCGGCTCGGTGGCGGCTAACTACCAGACCAACAACTACCAGCAGGGCTACTCCCTCATGAACGCCGGCAACCTGAACGGCTTCAACTGGCTGGTGCGCGGCTCGGGCAAAGTAGCCGCCGACTACCGCAACCGCTACGATGGCCGCGTGTACAACTCCGGTTTTCGGGAGCTGAACGGCAGCGGCTACGTGGGCGTCAATAAAAGCTGGGGCTACTCGCACCTCACGTTCAATAGCTTCAACCAGATCCTAGGCCTCATTGAAGGTGAGCGGGACTCTGTATCGGGCCGCTTCCTGCGCACCAATAGCCTCGATGAAACAGAAATCGTGACGGGCCGCGGCTTCTCGGGCTACGGGCTGGATGTGCCACGCCAGCAGATCAACCACCTGCGCATCGGCACCGATAACAACTTCATTCTGGGCCAGCACCGGCTTACCCTGAACGTGGGCTGGCAGCAGAACCTGCGCCGGGAGTTCGGTAACCCCACCGATTACGACGAGAAGTCGTTGTTTTTCCAGCTGCGCACCGTAGACTACGCGTTGCGTTGGTTTCTGCCCGAACTGAACGGCTGGAACACCACCGTGGGCGTGAGCGGCATGCAGCAGCAAAACCAGAACAAGGGCGTCGAATTCCTGATACCGGCCTACAGCCTCTTGGATGGCGGCCTGTTTGGGGTCACCAAGAAATCCTTCGGCAAGTTGGACCTGAGCGGTGGCCTACGCTATGATATTCGCCGCATCACGGCCGATGCGCTGTACCTGAATGAAGACGAGCTGCCCGTACCAGCCGGCCAGGGCGAAACCAAGTTTCCGGGCTTCAAAAGTACATTTCGCAATGTGAGCGGCAGCGTGGGCGGGGCCTACAACCTGAGCGAGAAATGGCTGGTGAAGGCCAACGTAGCCCGCGGCTTCCGGGCGCCTAATATTGCCGAGCTGGGCTCCAACGGCGTGCACGAAGGCACCACGCGCTACGAAATCGGGGAGCCCAACCTTAAGCCCGAAACCAGCTTCCAGTTGGATGGTGGCTTAGACTTCACTTCCGACCACGTAAGCCTGTCAGTGGACGCGTTTCGCAACCGCATCAGCAACTACATCTTCCCGCGCCGCATCGCTAGTGCCGCCGGCTCCGATTCGTTGAGCCTCGACGGCGACCGGGTATTCCGCTACGGCCAGGGCGATGCCCGGCTGGCGGGTGGCGAGGTCAGCATCGACCTTCACCCCCACCCCCTCGACTGGCTGCACTTCGAGAACTCCTTTTCGATGGTGCGCGCCCTGGAGTTCGACCAGCCTGAAGGCCAGCAGTACCTGCCGTTCATTCCCGCCGATAGGCTGCAATCGGAGCTGCGGGTGAACTTCCGGAAGGTGGGCACCTCGCGCCTGCACAATCTGTATGCCCGCGGCGCCGTGGAGCACAACTTCGCGCAGAACCGCATTTTCTCCGCTTTCGACACGGAAACCCGCACGCCCGGCTACACGCTCGTAAACGTAGGTCTGGGCACCGACGTCGTGAATAGCGAAGACAAAACGCTGTTTTCGCTGTATCTGGCCGCCAACAACCTGTTCGATGTGGCCTACCAGAATCACCTGAGCCGCCTGAAATACACGGCCGTCAACTACGCCACCGGCCGCATGGGCGTGTACAACATGGGCCGCACTATGAGTGTAAAACTGGTAATACCGCTGAGCTTTAAATAG